From a single Shewanella denitrificans OS217 genomic region:
- a CDS encoding IS982-like element ISSde7 family transposase, with protein sequence MDNLVDVFCDVDDFCAVFMPQWKKQCVTDGTRKRQRSSRMSMSEIMTIIILFHTSHHRDFKNYYTGYLARFFKSDFPHLLSYTRFLELMPTAVVPLCSYFSSIRSLPTGIEFVDSTSVKVCHNLRIPRHKTLSGLARRGKGTMGWFYGFKLHLIVNHKGGIVAAKITPANTHDTKPVSGMVVNAMDKLYADKGYISKALASELLEQGVTLVNNVRKNMKKKVLSLWDRAMLSRRFIIETINDQLKNISQIEHSRHRSVHGFMLNMIGGLIAYQLKESKPQLNITDVDFSAISVMA encoded by the coding sequence ATGGATAATTTAGTGGATGTATTTTGTGATGTCGATGATTTTTGTGCTGTATTTATGCCGCAATGGAAAAAACAATGCGTAACAGATGGCACGCGTAAGCGCCAACGTTCAAGCAGAATGAGCATGAGCGAAATAATGACGATTATCATACTCTTCCATACATCTCATCATCGTGACTTCAAAAATTACTACACTGGATATCTTGCTCGTTTTTTCAAATCTGATTTCCCCCACTTACTCAGCTATACCCGTTTTCTTGAGCTTATGCCGACAGCTGTCGTGCCACTATGCAGCTATTTCTCCAGCATCAGAAGTCTACCTACGGGGATTGAATTCGTCGATTCGACCAGTGTAAAGGTTTGCCACAATTTGCGAATTCCACGACATAAAACGTTATCTGGCCTTGCTCGTCGCGGAAAAGGGACCATGGGGTGGTTCTATGGTTTCAAGCTTCATCTCATCGTTAACCATAAAGGGGGGATTGTTGCCGCCAAAATTACTCCAGCCAATACCCATGACACTAAGCCTGTTTCAGGCATGGTGGTGAATGCTATGGACAAGCTGTATGCGGATAAAGGCTATATCAGTAAAGCGTTGGCAAGCGAGCTACTTGAGCAAGGCGTAACACTAGTAAACAATGTTCGCAAGAACATGAAAAAGAAGGTTTTATCACTGTGGGATAGGGCAATGCTTTCACGAAGATTTATTATAGAAACGATCAATGATCAGCTTAAGAATATCTCACAAATCGAGCATTCGAGGCATAGAAGTGTGCATGGTTTTATGCTGAATATGATTGGCGGTTTAATTGCCTATCAACTCAAAGAGAGTAAGCCACAACTTAATATCACAGATGTCGATTTCAGTGCGATTTCTGTTATGGCTTAA
- a CDS encoding helix-turn-helix domain-containing protein codes for MLLDYNPTQGKVADGRAYKTRQPLPPLNRWVQSYWQLTVSKGQFQYHSVPDNCVDWIINLGCFDDNFFIPPFLSSTLFHIDGPASFFGIRFRILGHKGLISLPLGEWGEAGSVKAEDLLPADIVYTVFEAIDNAKSFDKRCYSLSAVILSAITFADVDPRLARYIRYCYENVSSNLDLSDSQSSKFGVSARQLRRLAKQHVGLLPKDFGKVLRFQSALKAMNAPQNNKTYLDYYYDQPHFVREFKRLSGVTPTQFRKMSVLYNHYSSE; via the coding sequence ATGTTGTTAGACTATAACCCGACTCAAGGAAAAGTCGCTGATGGCCGTGCCTATAAAACGCGGCAGCCATTGCCGCCGTTAAATCGTTGGGTGCAATCGTATTGGCAGCTCACTGTCTCCAAAGGCCAGTTTCAATACCATAGTGTGCCGGATAACTGCGTTGATTGGATCATCAATCTAGGTTGTTTCGACGACAACTTTTTTATTCCACCATTTCTCTCGTCTACTTTATTCCATATTGATGGCCCAGCGTCTTTTTTTGGCATTCGTTTTCGAATTCTAGGACATAAAGGCTTGATCTCTCTGCCTTTAGGGGAGTGGGGTGAGGCTGGAAGTGTAAAGGCGGAAGACTTACTACCTGCGGATATCGTTTACACAGTATTTGAAGCCATTGATAACGCAAAGAGCTTTGACAAGCGCTGCTATAGCTTGTCGGCAGTCATACTATCTGCCATAACGTTTGCCGACGTTGACCCTCGCCTAGCTCGTTACATTCGATACTGTTACGAAAATGTCAGCTCTAATCTTGACCTGTCAGATAGCCAGAGCTCTAAATTTGGTGTGTCTGCACGTCAGCTTAGACGGTTGGCCAAACAGCACGTTGGCTTGCTTCCCAAAGATTTTGGCAAGGTGCTAAGATTTCAGAGTGCTCTCAAAGCGATGAATGCACCGCAAAACAACAAGACCTACCTAGATTATTACTACGATCAGCCCCATTTTGTGCGTGAATTTAAACGTTTGTCTGGAGTTACGCCGACACAGTTCAGGAAAATGTCCGTTTTATACAATCATTACTCTTCTGAGTGA
- a CDS encoding enoyl-CoA hydratase/isomerase family protein yields the protein MEESLMTQDVVFQILGTVSGKSIGVVTLNVEKALNALNIDMVQAMNAQLKKWQSDDNVACVMLEGSGEKAFCAGGDVRAIYQASIENPGQMTTQACEFFTQEYQLDYLLHSFGKPVLVWADGIVMGGGLGLMAGASHRVLTERSRIAMPEVTIGLYPDVGGSYFLNRMPGKIGKFLGLTAYNMNAADAHFVGLGNFYVNSQDSERLLDAMAEITWSDDINANHQALTALLNRLETQVDVPLGQSLLAKEQGLIDELMTGTIDEVHRKLCGLDINDAEFEWLARAQKTALAGSPLSWTLIDEQAKLGTEMSLVQCFQWELGISVNCCAIGDFCEGVRALLIDKDRNPKWMFSELNQVDSAKVKALLNSPWPENEHPLNGL from the coding sequence ATGGAAGAATCGCTAATGACTCAGGATGTGGTATTTCAGATCTTAGGCACTGTCTCGGGTAAATCTATCGGCGTTGTCACTCTAAACGTCGAAAAAGCCCTCAATGCCTTGAATATAGACATGGTGCAAGCCATGAACGCTCAGCTTAAAAAGTGGCAGAGCGATGACAATGTGGCTTGTGTGATGCTTGAAGGCAGTGGCGAAAAAGCTTTCTGCGCGGGCGGTGATGTGCGGGCAATTTATCAGGCTTCCATCGAGAATCCAGGGCAGATGACCACTCAAGCCTGTGAGTTTTTTACTCAGGAATATCAGCTGGACTACCTACTGCACAGTTTCGGTAAGCCAGTGCTAGTCTGGGCCGATGGCATAGTCATGGGCGGCGGTTTAGGCTTGATGGCAGGCGCCAGTCATAGGGTGCTCACAGAGCGTAGCCGTATTGCCATGCCTGAGGTCACCATAGGTTTATATCCCGATGTGGGCGGCAGTTATTTCCTTAATCGTATGCCGGGTAAAATCGGCAAATTCCTTGGGTTAACCGCCTATAACATGAATGCCGCCGATGCACACTTTGTCGGCCTAGGTAACTTTTATGTTAACAGCCAAGACAGCGAGCGTTTGCTTGATGCCATGGCCGAAATCACTTGGTCTGATGATATTAACGCCAATCACCAAGCGCTAACAGCATTATTGAACCGCCTTGAAACTCAAGTTGATGTGCCCCTTGGCCAGAGTCTATTGGCTAAAGAGCAAGGCTTAATCGATGAATTAATGACAGGTACCATCGATGAGGTTCATCGCAAGCTTTGCGGCCTAGATATTAACGACGCTGAGTTTGAATGGTTAGCTCGAGCCCAAAAAACCGCCTTGGCAGGCAGTCCTTTAAGTTGGACCTTGATTGATGAGCAGGCAAAACTGGGCACAGAGATGAGCCTAGTGCAGTGTTTTCAATGGGAGCTTGGAATAAGCGTCAATTGCTGCGCCATCGGTGACTTCTGTGAAGGCGTTAGGGCCTTGTTGATTGATAAAGACAGAAACCCAAAGTGGATGTTTAGCGAGCTTAATCAAGTGGATAGCGCCAAGGTTAAGGCGTTACTCAATTCGCCTTGGCCTGAGAATGAACACCCCTTAAACGGCTTGTAA
- a CDS encoding enoyl-CoA hydratase, translating to MTQQTNLIERIEGHTAILTMSNPPANTWTAQSLQALKAKVLELNANSEIYALVLTGEGEKFFSAGADLKLFADGDKGNAATMAKHFGEAFEALSAFRGVSIAAINGYAMGGGLEVALACDIRIAETQAQMALPEATVGLLPCAGGTQNLTALVGEGWAKRMILCGERIDAAKAEKIGLVEEVVEQGQSLSAAIALAAKVAKQSPSSVAVCKTLIQAGRTMPRSHALPLERELFIGLFDTEDQGEGVNAFLEKRSPQWKNR from the coding sequence ATGACACAGCAGACAAATTTAATTGAGCGTATCGAAGGCCACACGGCCATTTTGACCATGAGTAATCCGCCGGCCAATACGTGGACGGCCCAAAGCCTACAAGCACTGAAAGCCAAAGTGCTGGAGCTGAATGCCAATAGCGAGATCTACGCCTTAGTCTTGACCGGTGAAGGGGAGAAGTTTTTCTCAGCCGGCGCCGATCTAAAGTTATTTGCCGATGGTGACAAAGGCAACGCCGCCACCATGGCGAAACATTTTGGTGAAGCCTTTGAAGCCTTAAGTGCGTTTCGTGGTGTCTCTATTGCCGCTATCAATGGCTATGCCATGGGCGGCGGCTTAGAAGTGGCCTTGGCTTGTGATATCCGTATCGCTGAGACTCAAGCTCAAATGGCACTGCCAGAGGCGACCGTGGGATTATTGCCATGTGCTGGCGGTACGCAAAACCTCACCGCCTTAGTGGGTGAGGGCTGGGCTAAGCGCATGATCTTGTGTGGTGAGCGTATCGATGCCGCAAAAGCGGAGAAAATTGGTCTAGTGGAAGAAGTGGTTGAGCAAGGCCAGAGTCTATCGGCGGCCATCGCCTTAGCGGCCAAAGTTGCCAAACAGAGCCCAAGCAGCGTTGCCGTGTGTAAAACCCTGATTCAAGCGGGCCGCACTATGCCCCGCAGCCACGCGCTGCCACTGGAGCGCGAGCTATTTATCGGTTTGTTTGACACCGAAGATCAAGGGGAAGGCGTTAACGCTTTCTTAGAGAAACGCAGCCCACAATGGAAGAATCGCTAA
- a CDS encoding DUF1643 domain-containing protein, giving the protein MISYKNIVDTNAITMDCDSSGDTTYRYSLTVPFNRKGEKSALVVMMNPSKATDKVSDNTINNVLTRIHNECPEVSKVTITNLYPLYETYSDKLENHKVQSQTNFDKMRLLMEQNDFVLLGWGKPSNKSNKALQKLNTMSMP; this is encoded by the coding sequence GTGATTAGCTACAAAAACATCGTAGATACAAACGCAATTACCATGGATTGTGATAGTAGTGGAGACACTACTTATAGATATTCCCTGACAGTTCCTTTTAATCGTAAAGGCGAAAAATCAGCATTGGTAGTTATGATGAATCCATCAAAAGCTACTGATAAGGTTTCAGATAATACGATTAACAATGTACTTACTCGAATTCATAACGAGTGCCCTGAAGTATCAAAAGTAACGATTACTAATCTTTACCCCCTTTATGAAACCTATTCAGATAAGTTAGAAAATCATAAGGTTCAAAGCCAGACCAACTTTGACAAAATGCGATTGCTCATGGAACAGAATGACTTTGTTTTATTAGGATGGGGAAAACCATCGAATAAAAGCAATAAAGCATTACAAAAATTAAATACCATGAGCATGCCCTAA
- a CDS encoding DUF4287 domain-containing protein, producing MTEDAKIKGPASYFPSIEKKYGHPITHWLNLLAAVNGKKHMEMVAWLKTEHGMGHGHANALVAYYLVSAKNP from the coding sequence ATGACCGAAGATGCAAAAATAAAAGGGCCAGCCTCGTACTTCCCATCAATTGAGAAAAAGTATGGGCACCCAATAACTCACTGGTTAAATTTGCTAGCCGCAGTAAACGGCAAGAAGCATATGGAAATGGTGGCTTGGCTCAAAACTGAGCATGGTATGGGCCATGGTCACGCGAACGCTCTCGTTGCGTATTACTTAGTTTCCGCTAAAAATCCCTAA
- a CDS encoding acyl-CoA dehydrogenase family protein, whose product MDFNFNDDQRQFAELARQFATDELAPFAAKWDEEHHFPKDVIQKAGELGFCSLYSPESEGGMGLSRLDSSIIFEELSKGCTATTAMLTIHNMATWMITTWGTPALRKTWSEGLTTGQLLASYCLTEPGAGSDAASLQTKAVRDGEHYVLNGSKVFISGAGATEMLVVMCRTGEAGAKGISAIAVPADLDGIIYGKAEDKMGWNAQPTRQITFDNVRVPVDHLLGEEGQGFTFAMKGLDGGRINIATCSVGTAQAALERATQYMNERKQFGKPLAAFQALQFKLADMATELVAARQMVRLAAFKLDNQDPEATAYCAMAKRFATDIGFSVCDSALQIHGGYGYIREYPLERHFRDVRVHQILEGTNEIMRLIIARRLLAENANAIL is encoded by the coding sequence ATGGATTTTAATTTTAATGACGATCAGCGCCAATTTGCCGAACTTGCCAGACAATTTGCCACTGATGAATTAGCCCCGTTTGCAGCAAAATGGGATGAAGAACATCATTTCCCCAAAGATGTTATCCAAAAAGCCGGCGAGTTAGGTTTTTGCTCACTCTATTCCCCAGAATCTGAAGGCGGCATGGGCCTGTCTCGTCTTGATTCATCGATTATATTTGAAGAATTATCAAAAGGTTGCACCGCAACCACCGCCATGCTGACCATACATAATATGGCCACCTGGATGATCACCACTTGGGGCACACCGGCCCTGCGTAAGACGTGGTCTGAAGGCTTAACCACAGGTCAGCTGTTGGCCTCTTATTGCTTAACTGAGCCAGGTGCTGGCAGTGATGCCGCCTCTTTACAAACCAAAGCAGTGCGTGATGGCGAGCATTATGTGCTTAATGGCTCAAAAGTGTTTATCTCAGGCGCTGGCGCCACCGAAATGTTGGTGGTGATGTGCCGTACAGGTGAAGCGGGCGCTAAAGGCATTTCTGCCATTGCAGTGCCTGCCGACCTTGATGGCATCATCTACGGCAAGGCCGAAGATAAAATGGGCTGGAACGCTCAGCCAACTCGTCAAATTACCTTCGATAACGTTCGCGTACCAGTGGATCATTTACTCGGTGAAGAAGGCCAAGGCTTTACCTTCGCCATGAAGGGCTTAGATGGCGGTCGCATCAATATCGCCACTTGCTCGGTTGGCACGGCCCAAGCCGCGCTTGAGCGTGCGACCCAATACATGAATGAGCGTAAACAGTTTGGTAAACCCTTAGCTGCCTTTCAAGCACTGCAATTTAAGCTTGCGGACATGGCAACTGAACTGGTTGCCGCTCGTCAAATGGTGCGCCTTGCGGCCTTTAAATTGGATAACCAAGATCCCGAAGCCACCGCCTATTGCGCCATGGCAAAACGCTTTGCCACCGACATAGGCTTTAGCGTCTGTGACAGTGCGCTGCAAATTCACGGCGGCTACGGATATATTCGTGAGTATCCCCTAGAGCGCCATTTCCGTGATGTGCGGGTGCATCAGATTTTAGAGGGCACCAATGAAATAATGCGTCTAATTATTGCCCGCCGTTTATTAGCTGAAAACGCCAACGCCATACTGTAA
- a CDS encoding glyoxalase — MIEIDAMFPVMVSANLEAVKAFYESVFGFNAVFYDADFYLHLVSSSSGVQLGFLMPEHASQPDFLRALMSPDGYVISLEVKDAAHAYAEAQKMNLTMAMELKEEVW, encoded by the coding sequence ATGATTGAAATAGACGCTATGTTCCCTGTGATGGTATCGGCAAATTTAGAAGCAGTGAAAGCATTTTATGAATCCGTGTTTGGTTTTAATGCCGTATTTTACGACGCTGACTTTTACTTGCATTTAGTGTCATCCAGTTCAGGTGTCCAGCTTGGCTTCTTAATGCCAGAGCATGCAAGCCAACCAGACTTTCTCCGAGCATTAATGTCTCCCGATGGCTATGTGATATCACTGGAAGTTAAAGATGCTGCTCACGCTTATGCTGAAGCACAAAAAATGAATTTGACAATGGCTATGGAGCTCAAAGAAGAAGTTTGGTGA
- the gndA gene encoding NADP-dependent phosphogluconate dehydrogenase, with the protein MTHPSPISDIAMIGLGVMGKNLALNIADHGYHVAVFDVDKLKVNAVINQEAEERATITGGDKTAARMTACDSLKMVLEKLAKPRALVLSVPAGAPVDGVCQSLIEAGIEADDIVIDTGNSLWTDTVAREAQYQGQFIFFSSAVSGGEVGARFGPSLMPSGDPAAWQHVAPIWEAIAAKVDANTGLPIERFEAGNPVLEGEPCTAYIGPAGAGHYVKMVHNGIEYADMQLICEAYQLLKDGLGFSALQISEVFSTWDKGSLNSYLMNISAKVLQQADPLSDKPLVEMILDKAGQKGTGLWTAVSSLQIGCPAPTIAEAVYARAVSTQKPLRQALSTKLAGPTLASNPDPSPQLSEQDRQAFIDALEDALYCAKVCCYAQGFQLMAMAGAEQHWQLNFAEIAKIWRAGCIIRATFLQSITQAYVENPELTHLLLADSFNQSLSARQMQWRRTVCAAVMQGTPAPCITSALAYYDSYRCETLPANLLQGQRDFFGAHTFERTDKPAGEKYHFNWSDKKPSLTKV; encoded by the coding sequence ATGACTCATCCTTCACCCATTTCTGATATTGCAATGATAGGCCTTGGCGTTATGGGCAAAAATCTGGCGCTCAATATTGCCGATCACGGCTATCATGTGGCGGTTTTTGATGTAGATAAACTCAAAGTCAACGCCGTCATTAACCAAGAAGCCGAGGAGCGCGCCACAATCACTGGCGGCGATAAGACGGCAGCGCGGATGACCGCCTGTGACAGCCTTAAAATGGTACTCGAGAAGCTTGCCAAACCCAGAGCCTTAGTCTTGTCTGTCCCCGCTGGCGCCCCAGTTGATGGCGTGTGTCAGTCGTTAATTGAAGCTGGCATAGAAGCCGACGATATCGTTATCGATACTGGTAACAGCTTGTGGACAGATACAGTCGCCCGCGAAGCGCAATACCAAGGTCAATTTATCTTCTTTAGCTCGGCGGTGTCAGGCGGTGAAGTCGGCGCCCGTTTTGGCCCATCCTTGATGCCAAGTGGTGATCCTGCGGCTTGGCAGCATGTGGCGCCAATCTGGGAGGCCATTGCTGCCAAGGTGGATGCTAACACAGGCCTGCCCATCGAGCGTTTCGAAGCAGGCAATCCCGTACTTGAAGGCGAGCCTTGTACCGCCTACATAGGCCCAGCAGGCGCCGGACATTACGTTAAAATGGTCCATAACGGCATCGAATACGCCGACATGCAGCTTATTTGTGAAGCTTATCAACTTCTTAAAGATGGCTTAGGCTTTAGCGCATTGCAAATTAGTGAAGTGTTTAGCACTTGGGATAAGGGCAGCCTTAACAGTTACTTGATGAATATCAGCGCTAAGGTGCTGCAACAGGCCGACCCTTTAAGCGATAAACCCTTGGTTGAAATGATATTAGATAAGGCCGGCCAAAAGGGCACGGGTCTGTGGACAGCGGTCAGCTCCTTACAAATTGGCTGCCCGGCGCCCACCATAGCCGAAGCCGTGTATGCCCGCGCCGTGAGCACCCAAAAGCCGCTTCGCCAAGCATTATCCACCAAGCTTGCTGGCCCCACATTAGCGAGTAATCCTGATCCAAGTCCACAGCTAAGCGAGCAAGACAGGCAGGCTTTCATTGATGCACTAGAAGATGCACTCTATTGCGCCAAGGTTTGCTGCTATGCCCAAGGCTTCCAACTGATGGCCATGGCGGGGGCCGAGCAACACTGGCAACTCAACTTTGCCGAAATAGCAAAAATTTGGCGGGCAGGCTGCATCATACGCGCCACCTTCTTGCAATCCATCACCCAGGCTTATGTTGAAAACCCTGAGCTTACGCATTTACTGCTGGCTGACAGTTTCAATCAAAGCTTATCGGCAAGACAGATGCAGTGGCGCCGTACCGTTTGTGCCGCTGTGATGCAAGGCACACCCGCGCCATGCATCACCTCGGCGCTAGCCTATTACGACAGCTATCGCTGTGAAACCTTGCCGGCCAACTTACTCCAAGGGCAACGGGACTTCTTTGGCGCCCATACCTTTGAGCGCACGGACAAACCCGCAGGGGAGAAGTATCACTTTAATTGGAGTGATAAAAAACCAAGCCTGACTAAGGTGTAA
- the mmsB gene encoding 3-hydroxyisobutyrate dehydrogenase: MTQVAFIGLGNMGGPMAANLVKAGLKVTVFDLMPQAVAELVKLGANSAASANEAAANADVVITMLPAGKHVRGLYLGNAQADQQGLLDVVASHCLLIDSSTIDAASAQLVGQAAKAKGLEFIDAPVSGGTAGAAAGSLTFICGGSDKAYAMAQEVLGIMGGNIFHAGDVGAGQIAKICNNMLLSVLMVGTSESLQMGIDNGLDPKVLSDIMKVSSGGNWTLEKYNPCPNVMDNVPSSKAYQGGFMVDLMVKDLGLSQEAALASNSSTPMGALARSLYVNHARQGHGKLDFSSIFEQFANKNK, encoded by the coding sequence ATCACTCAGGTTGCATTCATTGGTTTAGGAAACATGGGCGGCCCGATGGCAGCCAATTTAGTCAAAGCGGGCCTTAAGGTGACAGTGTTCGATCTTATGCCCCAAGCCGTCGCCGAACTGGTTAAGCTAGGTGCCAATAGCGCCGCTTCTGCCAATGAGGCGGCAGCTAACGCCGATGTCGTGATAACCATGTTGCCAGCAGGCAAGCATGTGCGAGGCCTATATTTAGGCAATGCACAAGCCGATCAGCAGGGCTTATTGGATGTGGTGGCGAGCCACTGTTTGCTGATTGACTCCTCAACCATAGATGCAGCCAGTGCCCAGCTTGTGGGACAAGCCGCAAAAGCCAAAGGGCTTGAGTTTATCGATGCGCCGGTTTCTGGCGGCACCGCAGGTGCGGCAGCAGGCAGCTTGACCTTTATCTGTGGTGGCAGTGACAAGGCTTATGCCATGGCCCAAGAAGTGCTTGGGATCATGGGCGGCAATATTTTCCACGCAGGTGACGTAGGTGCTGGTCAAATCGCTAAGATTTGTAATAACATGCTGCTGTCAGTGTTAATGGTGGGCACCAGTGAGTCCCTGCAGATGGGTATAGACAATGGTCTTGACCCTAAAGTCTTGTCTGACATCATGAAAGTCAGCAGTGGCGGCAACTGGACCTTAGAGAAATACAACCCATGCCCCAATGTGATGGACAATGTCCCTTCCTCTAAAGCCTATCAAGGCGGCTTTATGGTCGATTTAATGGTGAAAGACTTAGGGTTATCTCAAGAGGCGGCGCTGGCATCAAATTCAAGCACCCCTATGGGAGCATTAGCCCGCAGCTTGTACGTTAACCATGCTCGCCAAGGTCATGGTAAACTGGACTTCTCGAGCATATTTGAACAATTTGCCAATAAAAATAAGTAA
- a CDS encoding tetratricopeptide repeat protein, whose product MDISRKIERLELFLEQDKDNLNLMLDLIYLSLDAGSIDIAENYLYRAQQQHPESSQLIYLSGLISCQRKNFEQGLITFNSLLSAGVRSASILYQAAYCNIQLGNPETALERLIHASELSPETEILYLLARTQYQLKNFELAVSTLTALADSDAKYAPAHSLLSQIYMDIEQWADAQASAAKALALDPNNVTANITIGFITLNSNQYDQAARHFSQALNVNDESCRTHLGLAIIDVFQQRYVEAEQHLLKALSLQNDLLPGINLLGWLYLLTDRFALARDVFDRGVEVDRSYAEMYGGIAIVDILEKDETAARKNVAIALRLDKMSYAGNFAKILLLQNAQRLSQAEKVWKNLISSPIDDTGKTLEQAVIEQIRAYLKVTLH is encoded by the coding sequence ATGGATATTTCAAGGAAGATTGAGCGACTTGAGCTTTTTCTAGAGCAGGATAAAGATAATTTGAATTTAATGTTAGATTTAATTTATCTTTCATTAGATGCAGGTTCTATTGATATAGCAGAAAATTACCTATACAGGGCCCAACAACAGCACCCAGAATCCTCTCAATTAATTTACTTATCGGGTTTAATTAGCTGTCAACGGAAAAACTTTGAACAAGGATTAATTACATTCAATTCTTTGCTAAGTGCGGGTGTTCGTTCTGCTAGTATTTTATATCAAGCTGCATATTGTAATATTCAATTAGGTAACCCAGAGACGGCATTAGAGCGACTTATTCACGCAAGTGAGCTATCACCAGAAACAGAAATATTGTACCTATTAGCCCGTACTCAATATCAACTTAAAAATTTTGAACTTGCAGTTTCTACATTAACTGCTCTCGCTGATAGCGATGCTAAGTATGCCCCCGCCCATAGTTTACTTTCTCAGATATATATGGATATAGAGCAGTGGGCAGATGCACAAGCGTCAGCGGCTAAAGCGTTAGCGTTAGATCCTAACAATGTGACTGCCAATATAACGATTGGGTTCATAACGTTAAATTCAAATCAATATGATCAGGCTGCTCGTCACTTTTCTCAAGCCTTGAATGTCAATGATGAGAGTTGCCGCACCCATTTGGGGCTAGCCATTATTGATGTTTTCCAACAAAGGTATGTGGAAGCCGAGCAGCATTTGCTTAAAGCTTTGAGTCTGCAAAATGATTTATTACCAGGGATTAACTTACTCGGCTGGCTCTATTTATTAACAGACAGGTTTGCCTTGGCAAGAGACGTTTTTGATAGGGGTGTAGAAGTCGACCGTAGTTATGCTGAAATGTATGGTGGTATTGCTATTGTCGATATATTAGAAAAAGATGAAACAGCGGCGCGAAAAAATGTCGCCATTGCACTGCGTTTAGACAAAATGAGCTATGCAGGCAATTTTGCAAAAATTTTACTTTTACAAAATGCTCAGCGCTTATCTCAAGCCGAAAAAGTGTGGAAAAATTTGATCTCATCACCAATAGATGACACGGGTAAGACCTTAGAGCAAGCCGTGATTGAACAAATCAGGGCATATTTAAAAGTCACCCTTCATTAA
- a CDS encoding VOC family protein: MKVIRIVSNVAAADTNEANKFYELIFNLKLIMDHGWIKTFTSGEKMEVQISVASEGGSGTPVPDLSIEVDDLDTVLNRVMTKNIKIEYGPVSEPWGVRRFYVRDPFGKLINVLQHV, translated from the coding sequence ATGAAGGTAATAAGGATTGTTTCAAATGTAGCGGCAGCAGATACAAATGAGGCCAATAAATTTTATGAACTTATCTTCAATCTCAAACTCATCATGGACCACGGCTGGATAAAAACTTTTACTTCTGGCGAAAAAATGGAGGTGCAGATTAGTGTAGCTTCAGAAGGTGGGTCGGGAACACCAGTTCCGGATTTATCTATAGAGGTTGATGATCTTGATACTGTGCTTAACAGAGTAATGACTAAAAACATTAAAATAGAGTACGGGCCAGTATCAGAACCTTGGGGTGTTCGTAGGTTTTATGTTCGTGATCCATTTGGAAAACTAATAAATGTGCTTCAGCATGTATAG
- a CDS encoding SDR family oxidoreductase, translating into MELKDKVIVITGGAGGLGLAMAQNFAAAGAKLALIDMDQEKLERACAELGEQTEVQGYALDITDEEDVVSGFKFIVEDFGKINVLVNNAGILRDGLMVKAKEGKVVERMSLEQFQSVINVNLTGSFLCGREAAAAMIETAQQGVIVNISSLAKSGNMGQSNYAASKAGVAAMSVGWAKELARYNIRSAAVAPGVIATDMTAAMKPEALERLEKLVPVGRLGQPEEIAATVRFIIENDYVNGRVFEIDGGIRL; encoded by the coding sequence ATGGAATTAAAAGATAAGGTTATCGTCATTACTGGCGGTGCAGGGGGCTTAGGCCTTGCGATGGCGCAAAACTTTGCCGCAGCCGGTGCCAAATTGGCGCTTATCGATATGGATCAAGAAAAACTCGAGCGCGCTTGCGCCGAGCTAGGTGAGCAGACCGAAGTTCAAGGCTATGCCCTGGATATTACTGATGAAGAAGATGTGGTATCTGGCTTTAAGTTTATCGTTGAAGACTTCGGCAAAATAAACGTATTAGTCAACAATGCGGGTATTTTACGTGATGGCCTGATGGTTAAAGCCAAAGAAGGCAAAGTCGTTGAGCGCATGTCGTTGGAGCAGTTCCAATCGGTTATCAACGTTAACCTCACTGGCAGCTTCCTTTGTGGCCGCGAAGCGGCGGCCGCCATGATTGAGACTGCGCAGCAAGGGGTTATCGTTAATATCTCAAGCTTGGCCAAATCTGGCAACATGGGTCAGTCTAACTATGCCGCCTCTAAAGCGGGTGTTGCAGCCATGAGTGTCGGTTGGGCCAAGGAATTAGCCCGCTATAATATCCGCAGCGCCGCCGTTGCACCTGGTGTTATTGCCACAGACATGACCGCCGCCATGAAGCCTGAAGCCTTAGAGCGTTTAGAGAAGTTGGTGCCAGTGGGCCGCTTAGGCCAACCGGAAGAGATTGCCGCTACCGTGCGCTTCATCATAGAAAATGACTATGTGAATGGCCGCGTTTTTGAAATCGATGGTGGTATCCGTCTGTGA